The sequence CCGACCTGCTGCTCGAACCGTTCCGCTACGGCTACATGGTCAACGCCATGTGCGTCGGGGCGCTGGTCGGGGCGGTCTGTGCCTTCCTGTCGGCCTTCCTGATGCTGAAGGGCTGGTCGCTGATCGGCGACGCGCTGTCGCACTCGATCGTGCCCGGCGTCGCCGGGGCCTACATGCTGGGACTGCCCTTCGCGCTCGGCGCGTTTCTCGCGGGCGGACTGGCGGCCGGTGCCATGCTGTTCCTCAACCAGCGAACCCGGCTCAAGGAGGACGCGATCATCGGGCTGATCTTCACCTCCTTCTTCGGTCTTGGCCTGTTCATGGTGTCGCTGTCGCCGGCCTCGGTGAACGTGCAGACCATCGTGCTCGGCAACATCCTGGCGATCACGCCGGAGGACACGCTGCAGCTCGTCGTCATCGGCACCATCTCGCTCGCCGTGCTGATCGTGACGTGGAAGGACCTGATGGTCACCTTCTTCGACGAGGGCCACGCCCGCTCGATCGGTCTCAACCCGCCGCTGCTGAAGACGGTGTTCTTCACGCTGCTGGCAGCCTCGACGGTGGCAGCCTTGCAGACGGTCGGCGCCTTCCTGGTGATCGCCATGGTGGTGACGCCGGGCGCCACCGCCTACCTGCTCACCGACCGGTTCCCCAGGCTGATCGCCCTCGCCGTGGCGATCGGAGCGGGGGCCTGCTTCCTGGGGGCCTATCTCAGCTACTTCCTCGACGGGGCGACCGGCGGCATCATCGTCTGTCTGCAGACGGCAGTGTTCCTCGCTGCCTTCTTGCTCGCTCCCAAGCATGGTCTCCTCGCCGCACGGCGGCGTGCGGCGCGTGTGGCGGCGGCACCATGACCCAATTCATCGCCGATCCGCTGATGCCGCTGCGCTTCGAGTTCATGCGCTACGCGCTGGCGATCGCGGTGCTCGTGGCGGTGCCGACAGCGCTGCTGTCCTGCTTCCTCGTGCTCAAGGGCTGGTCGCTGATGGGCGATGCGGTCTCGCACGCGGTGCTGCCCGGTGTGGTGCTGGCCTATATCGCGGGCCTGCCGCTCGGC comes from Tepidamorphus gemmatus and encodes:
- a CDS encoding metal ABC transporter permease: MTDLLLEPFRYGYMVNAMCVGALVGAVCAFLSAFLMLKGWSLIGDALSHSIVPGVAGAYMLGLPFALGAFLAGGLAAGAMLFLNQRTRLKEDAIIGLIFTSFFGLGLFMVSLSPASVNVQTIVLGNILAITPEDTLQLVVIGTISLAVLIVTWKDLMVTFFDEGHARSIGLNPPLLKTVFFTLLAASTVAALQTVGAFLVIAMVVTPGATAYLLTDRFPRLIALAVAIGAGACFLGAYLSYFLDGATGGIIVCLQTAVFLAAFLLAPKHGLLAARRRAARVAAAP